Proteins co-encoded in one Bremerella sp. TYQ1 genomic window:
- a CDS encoding DUF1588 domain-containing protein, translating to MNDSVNSLSRIQRSVMATAAVLLAVSTAAADEAIIGSYVSKYCIECHGSDTTEGDVDLTELQRTTDIALLFGTYDQSALHNMPPEYSQQPTSSERARFIRSLDNVLKAKGHDRTRQPGYGNLVDHARLFTEPQVRKAATPARIWRLDVDSFIERSRSITASPKLFYDHRNNAKPVSFPYQTPDHTFLDFANVHAFDHSTTEMLLLEADLIVDSFMSRQWKRYQKRANGDDEELWGAIFHAITGQRPQEESLEAILELHAKGKRDLGPQVANRLAVKAILLRPNVLFRFELGAGEKDRFGRRYLSPWEAATALGYALDVAGPDTALIRSLERVDLNDRERLRSVLKPYLERDAMRTRLLRFAHEYFEYPRAEEVFKDADKHDYHPKRLVQDADAFILKIIDEDEEVLQKWLTSRHYFVRGMFNYTGTKISPIRWENGYKDYHRNYNLKPSDVGKHPDWFTMPGEERAGILTHPAWLLAFSDNEKNQAIQRGRWVTTKLLGGMVPDAPVEVDARLPEDESLTLREKMHVTQAQQCIHCHRHMDPLGLPFEQYDLFGQFRTEEKSKPVVTTGELWETEVAGPIPYVTQLAESRKVKQVFLRHLFRFFMGRNETIVDAPTLIDMEAAYDDSNGSLKAAVLSLLTSDSFLYRVDDQATVNAS from the coding sequence ATGAACGATTCAGTAAACTCCCTTTCGCGAATCCAGCGCTCTGTGATGGCGACTGCCGCCGTTTTGCTGGCTGTCTCTACGGCAGCAGCGGACGAAGCAATCATTGGTTCGTACGTTTCCAAGTATTGCATCGAGTGTCACGGAAGCGACACGACCGAAGGAGATGTCGATCTGACCGAATTGCAGCGTACTACGGATATCGCGTTGCTCTTTGGTACGTACGATCAATCGGCGCTGCATAACATGCCGCCGGAATACTCGCAGCAGCCAACGTCATCAGAACGCGCAAGATTTATTCGTTCTCTGGACAACGTGCTCAAAGCAAAGGGACATGATCGGACTCGCCAGCCTGGCTATGGCAATCTGGTCGATCATGCTCGTTTGTTTACCGAACCCCAGGTACGAAAGGCCGCAACACCAGCGCGGATCTGGAGACTTGACGTCGATTCGTTCATCGAAAGATCGCGCAGTATTACGGCCAGCCCGAAGTTGTTCTACGATCATCGCAATAACGCGAAGCCGGTTTCGTTTCCGTATCAAACGCCTGACCACACGTTCCTCGACTTTGCCAACGTACATGCTTTTGATCACTCAACGACCGAGATGCTGCTCTTGGAAGCGGATTTGATTGTCGACTCCTTTATGAGCCGACAATGGAAGCGCTACCAAAAACGAGCGAATGGCGATGATGAAGAACTGTGGGGTGCGATCTTCCACGCGATCACCGGCCAACGACCTCAAGAGGAATCGCTCGAAGCAATTTTGGAACTGCATGCCAAGGGTAAGCGAGATCTGGGCCCACAAGTTGCCAACCGTCTCGCCGTCAAGGCGATCTTATTGCGTCCGAACGTGTTGTTTCGTTTCGAGCTAGGGGCAGGCGAAAAGGATCGATTCGGTCGGCGATATTTGAGCCCCTGGGAGGCGGCTACGGCGCTGGGCTACGCGTTGGATGTCGCTGGTCCAGATACGGCGCTGATTCGCTCTTTAGAAAGGGTGGATCTGAACGATCGGGAACGACTTCGTTCGGTCTTAAAACCCTACTTGGAGCGCGACGCAATGCGGACACGGTTGCTTCGATTTGCTCACGAATATTTCGAGTACCCTCGGGCGGAAGAAGTATTTAAAGATGCGGACAAGCACGACTACCATCCTAAGCGTCTCGTTCAAGACGCGGACGCGTTCATCCTAAAGATCATCGATGAGGACGAAGAGGTACTGCAGAAGTGGCTTACTTCGCGACATTATTTTGTTCGTGGGATGTTCAACTATACCGGAACGAAGATCTCGCCGATCCGCTGGGAAAATGGCTACAAAGATTACCATCGCAACTACAATTTGAAGCCGAGCGACGTCGGGAAGCACCCGGATTGGTTCACGATGCCAGGGGAGGAAAGGGCAGGAATCTTGACCCATCCCGCGTGGCTGCTGGCGTTCTCGGACAACGAAAAGAACCAGGCGATTCAACGAGGGCGCTGGGTCACAACGAAGCTGCTCGGCGGGATGGTTCCGGATGCTCCTGTCGAAGTTGACGCTCGTCTCCCGGAAGACGAGTCGTTGACGCTTCGCGAAAAAATGCACGTGACTCAGGCACAGCAGTGCATTCACTGTCACCGGCATATGGATCCGTTGGGCTTACCATTCGAGCAGTACGACCTATTTGGACAGTTCCGAACGGAAGAAAAATCGAAGCCAGTAGTCACCACTGGGGAGCTATGGGAAACCGAAGTTGCCGGACCAATCCCCTACGTAACGCAGCTGGCCGAATCACGAAAAGTGAAACAAGTATTTCTGCGGCATCTGTTCCGCTTCTTCATGGGCCGCAACGAAACGATCGTTGATGCCCCGACGTTGATCGATATGGAAGCCGCCTACGACGATTCAAACGGAAGTCTCAAGGCTGCCGTTTTGTCCCTGCTAACTTCGGATTCGTTTCTCTATCGTGTCGACGACCAGGCAACGGTAAATGCATCATGA
- a CDS encoding FecR domain-containing protein, with translation MGDIENRLLDRWLEGSLTDAEEQQLQQWLKQDPQNMRQFVEANIQEQQLRTAVRSVCHAQQANEKVDVAPVARKRPTWRQASLGFALALSLLLGVWFVLPGGSTGVDVSVIGATDTQLQGFSGSLSAGQQISLGSVRLEAGALEIMLPRNVRVELIAPLEAVFENDTTLRLIEGRLSADVGSGGEGFTVLTAAGKVVDLGTSFGLEVERDGESRVAVFSGTVEFHPADTMSSREVVTLTEGEALRFSARAGLRRWQQVALQADRLGLRRVSSQGVVREVYDNLGDGDLRPFYAVIQEGMKPGALAFNDKPNPVWGAVPGEEFPEWIDNADLIRTYYHFRFIEDYELTLELNEPAVVYLLVVSEGQTPDWVAERFEPTGATIRAGEWHPAMESHPAATVEEDGPYVNFAIWKCEAGPGEFKLGAPLEHRVRGVHSFMYGLAVKAKSSL, from the coding sequence ATGGGAGACATCGAGAATCGGCTGCTTGATCGTTGGCTGGAAGGAAGTTTGACCGACGCCGAAGAGCAACAGCTTCAGCAGTGGCTCAAGCAAGATCCGCAGAACATGCGTCAGTTTGTCGAAGCGAACATTCAGGAGCAACAGTTACGGACGGCGGTTCGCTCCGTATGCCATGCCCAGCAAGCCAACGAAAAAGTAGATGTCGCCCCCGTTGCACGCAAGCGGCCAACATGGCGTCAGGCGTCATTAGGGTTTGCGTTGGCGTTGTCTTTGTTACTTGGCGTCTGGTTCGTTTTGCCGGGAGGCTCGACTGGCGTCGATGTCAGCGTGATCGGGGCGACTGATACACAACTACAAGGGTTTTCCGGTTCGTTGTCGGCCGGACAGCAGATCTCGCTTGGGTCGGTACGACTTGAAGCAGGCGCTTTAGAAATCATGTTGCCGCGGAATGTTCGTGTCGAGTTGATCGCTCCGCTGGAGGCCGTCTTCGAGAACGACACGACGCTACGATTGATCGAAGGACGGCTGAGCGCGGATGTTGGCAGCGGTGGGGAAGGCTTTACGGTTCTGACCGCGGCGGGAAAAGTGGTTGACTTGGGAACCAGTTTCGGACTGGAAGTCGAACGCGATGGCGAGTCACGTGTGGCCGTTTTCTCTGGCACCGTCGAGTTTCATCCGGCCGACACGATGTCTTCGCGCGAGGTCGTCACGCTGACCGAAGGGGAAGCACTTCGCTTCTCGGCCCGCGCCGGGTTAAGACGTTGGCAGCAAGTCGCCTTGCAGGCGGACCGATTGGGACTGCGTCGCGTGTCGAGCCAAGGGGTGGTGCGAGAGGTTTATGACAATCTCGGCGATGGCGACTTGCGGCCGTTTTATGCGGTGATTCAGGAAGGAATGAAGCCTGGGGCGTTGGCGTTCAACGATAAACCGAATCCAGTATGGGGGGCGGTCCCGGGGGAAGAATTTCCGGAGTGGATCGACAACGCCGATCTCATTCGGACGTATTATCACTTTCGTTTCATCGAAGACTACGAGCTAACGCTGGAGCTGAACGAGCCTGCGGTTGTCTACTTGTTGGTTGTCTCGGAAGGGCAGACGCCTGATTGGGTGGCCGAACGATTCGAACCGACCGGCGCGACGATTCGGGCCGGTGAATGGCATCCTGCGATGGAGTCGCATCCGGCGGCAACGGTCGAAGAAGATGGCCCCTACGTCAACTTTGCGATTTGGAAATGTGAAGCGGGACCTGGCGAGTTCAAGCTGGGTGCGCCGCTGGAACACCGAGTTCGCGGCGTCCATTCATTCATGTACGGTCTGGCAGTGAAAGCAAAGTCGTCCCTGTGA
- a CDS encoding sigma-70 family RNA polymerase sigma factor — translation MQFTRLWTEAQPVVSQYVESLVGDAWAARDIVQNTSVALLLKFSQYDPSRPFLAWALGIAKFEILSNRRDLARSRIVCDDELLEQYTAAWVEISPQVADEALALRSCVAKLESKQQELLRLRYVENMNSDAIAGQLGRTATSVRSTLHRIRIALRRCIEGQLREQGAF, via the coding sequence ATGCAATTCACGCGACTGTGGACCGAGGCCCAACCGGTGGTCAGTCAATACGTTGAATCGCTCGTAGGAGATGCTTGGGCGGCGCGCGACATCGTCCAAAATACGTCGGTGGCGTTGCTATTGAAGTTTTCGCAGTACGACCCGTCTCGCCCCTTTCTGGCGTGGGCATTAGGAATTGCCAAGTTCGAGATCCTGAGCAATCGGCGTGACTTGGCCCGAAGTCGAATCGTTTGCGATGACGAGCTGCTGGAACAATATACGGCGGCCTGGGTCGAGATTTCTCCACAGGTGGCTGACGAAGCGTTGGCACTGCGTAGTTGTGTTGCCAAGCTGGAAAGCAAGCAGCAAGAGCTATTGCGTCTTCGTTACGTCGAAAACATGAATTCGGATGCCATTGCCGGTCAGTTAGGGCGAACGGCCACGAGCGTTCGATCGACACTGCATCGGATTCGAATCGCTTTGCGGCGATGCATTGAAGGGCAACTTCGCGAGCAAGGAGCGTTTTGA
- a CDS encoding bile acid:sodium symporter family protein, with the protein MAHVLHAYLLPLLIAAYALAAFLPSLGTVARTHVFLERPLPVVLLGALLFFAGVGIEPRELGRATRCWWQVLLSCVLLVGVPGVVVASLSLASRFLPEGTIAGLGLVALMPTAAASVAWTQLSRGNVTINFALLLLSTLLTPLILTFAFNPSSVEFSDVNMPIRMFGSWIVPAVLLGILVRYLLGEHRVAYLRPALKVCNVLLLLFLNYTNASLALPEIVRDFQPQQLLMVIAATALMCSIVFGIGVTLTSRLGVGRSEVPSLVYGVGMKNTGMALVLAAVWLDQFPLAMVAIIVYTFCQHVLAGIFHQWNQNTATQLIANEVHPTPKNRVESR; encoded by the coding sequence GTGGCTCATGTTCTGCATGCGTACTTGTTGCCGCTGCTGATTGCGGCATACGCCTTGGCCGCTTTTTTGCCATCGCTGGGGACAGTTGCCAGGACGCATGTTTTCTTGGAGCGTCCTTTACCCGTTGTGCTACTGGGCGCGTTGCTGTTCTTTGCTGGAGTTGGCATAGAACCGCGCGAGCTAGGGAGAGCGACTCGGTGTTGGTGGCAAGTCCTCTTATCCTGCGTGCTGCTGGTGGGTGTGCCAGGCGTTGTCGTGGCTTCGCTTAGTCTCGCCAGTCGATTTTTACCGGAAGGAACGATCGCCGGACTTGGCCTGGTCGCGCTAATGCCGACGGCGGCAGCATCGGTGGCTTGGACACAACTGAGCCGGGGCAACGTTACTATCAATTTCGCATTGCTCCTTCTCAGCACTTTGCTGACTCCGCTTATTCTGACATTCGCGTTCAATCCCAGCTCGGTTGAATTCAGCGATGTGAACATGCCGATACGGATGTTCGGATCGTGGATTGTCCCCGCGGTGCTTCTCGGAATTCTGGTTCGCTACCTGCTCGGAGAACATCGCGTCGCGTACCTTCGTCCGGCGCTCAAAGTCTGCAATGTGCTACTTTTGCTGTTCTTGAATTACACAAACGCTTCGTTGGCACTGCCTGAAATCGTTCGCGACTTCCAACCGCAACAGCTGTTGATGGTGATCGCAGCGACCGCGTTGATGTGCAGTATTGTGTTCGGCATTGGCGTGACACTGACATCTCGCCTCGGAGTCGGCCGCTCGGAAGTCCCGTCGCTTGTTTACGGAGTCGGTATGAAGAATACCGGAATGGCTTTGGTCTTGGCAGCCGTTTGGCTAGATCAGTTTCCACTCGCGATGGTGGCGATCATCGTCTACACGTTTTGCCAACATGTATTGGCAGGCATCTTTCATCAGTGGAATCAAAATACGGCCACACAGTTAATTGCCAACGAGGTTCACCCTACGCCGAAGAACAGGGTAGAGTCTCGCTGA
- a CDS encoding serine/threonine protein kinase has translation MSETSESRLAQLLDAWEEAAERGEYLHPAELCRDDPELRFELERQIEALQKIDQRLQSEEVTLGYEARDEGRENDCITSAQFRSLRLLAQGGLGAVYCAQDNELHREVVLKFIHRHISHSDEHRSIFRREAEVTSRLDHPGVVPVYGLGESVDGRLFYVMRYIQGDTLDDAISQLHNNGSHAPNQAQLRRVLAQFIAVCKTIAYAHNRGIIHRDIKPANIMLGKYGETLVVDWGLAIPFGRDDQFRQAGEETLLPSDSDSNSGLDHGAGTPAYMSPEVAERTAACLTPSTDIYSLGATLYKILVGESPVTGDSLNAIRQQIIRGDVTPPTQSKPGISKALEAICLKAMSLNPAKRYATALDLAQDVECYLADEPVSAYQEPMSRRVARWSRRHRSLVGSIMVSAAVLMAVTVGSTLWLGYLAQSEHEARLIAEKAKRESLQMSAKFAARTIASQIDLRWRILEAAVRDSEIKEVLAGINQEPNDLQRWRKAQNWLNEQFIQLRAENALDFNTMFLLDASGTQVARTPVSGTIGNSYAFRDYFHGLGHDLSAEEARDVSPISEASLSATYSSDTSKILKVAFTVPVFAGSGAEKKIVGVLGMSVELGEFGILDTDLTSDQMVVLIDLRPDMIDGVSQTGLILHHPALDYHEGMAESARLDETLLAQFTSDENSVRILNYIDPLSLEHWTAAVERLVVEGRRGKNRLPGWAVMVQEKAEP, from the coding sequence GTGAGTGAAACGTCTGAAAGCCGACTCGCTCAACTGTTGGATGCGTGGGAAGAAGCTGCCGAGCGAGGCGAGTACCTTCATCCGGCAGAACTTTGTCGCGACGATCCAGAGCTTCGTTTCGAGTTGGAACGGCAAATTGAAGCGTTGCAGAAGATCGATCAACGACTGCAATCGGAAGAAGTAACACTCGGATACGAGGCGCGTGACGAAGGTCGCGAAAACGACTGTATCACCAGCGCACAGTTTCGCAGCCTCCGCTTGTTGGCCCAGGGGGGACTGGGGGCTGTCTACTGTGCGCAAGATAACGAGCTTCATCGCGAAGTCGTGCTCAAGTTTATCCATCGGCACATCAGCCACAGCGACGAACATCGCTCGATTTTTCGTCGTGAAGCGGAAGTGACCAGCCGGCTCGATCACCCTGGCGTTGTGCCGGTGTATGGTCTCGGTGAAAGCGTCGACGGACGGCTCTTCTATGTCATGCGGTATATCCAGGGAGACACGCTCGACGACGCGATTTCGCAGCTGCATAACAACGGTTCGCATGCCCCCAATCAAGCACAACTGCGGCGGGTGTTGGCCCAATTCATCGCGGTCTGCAAAACGATTGCTTACGCTCACAATCGTGGAATCATCCACCGAGATATCAAGCCTGCAAACATCATGCTAGGCAAGTATGGCGAAACGTTGGTAGTCGATTGGGGTCTGGCAATTCCGTTTGGGCGAGATGATCAGTTTCGGCAAGCGGGCGAAGAAACGCTTTTGCCCAGCGACAGCGACTCGAACAGTGGCTTGGATCACGGAGCCGGAACGCCTGCGTACATGAGTCCGGAAGTGGCCGAAAGAACGGCCGCTTGTCTGACCCCTTCGACCGATATCTACAGCTTAGGGGCGACGCTTTACAAGATTTTGGTCGGCGAGTCTCCCGTGACAGGCGATAGTTTGAACGCGATTCGTCAGCAGATCATTCGTGGAGATGTCACACCTCCGACCCAAAGCAAGCCAGGCATCTCCAAAGCACTTGAGGCAATCTGCTTGAAGGCGATGTCGCTGAATCCTGCGAAGCGTTATGCCACCGCACTCGACTTAGCGCAGGACGTTGAATGTTATCTGGCCGATGAACCCGTCTCCGCATACCAAGAGCCGATGTCACGCCGCGTCGCACGTTGGTCGCGTCGGCATCGATCGTTGGTTGGTTCGATCATGGTAAGCGCCGCCGTTTTGATGGCGGTGACTGTTGGTTCCACATTGTGGCTCGGATATTTGGCTCAGAGCGAGCACGAGGCTCGGCTCATCGCTGAAAAAGCCAAGCGAGAGAGCCTTCAGATGTCCGCCAAGTTTGCTGCTCGCACGATTGCCAGCCAGATTGATTTGCGCTGGCGAATTCTGGAAGCAGCCGTACGCGATTCTGAGATCAAGGAAGTGCTCGCAGGAATCAATCAGGAACCAAACGATCTGCAGCGTTGGAGGAAGGCTCAAAACTGGTTGAATGAACAGTTCATTCAGCTTCGCGCTGAAAACGCTTTGGACTTCAACACGATGTTTCTGCTCGACGCATCCGGAACCCAGGTCGCGCGAACGCCGGTAAGTGGAACGATTGGAAACTCGTACGCGTTTCGTGATTATTTCCATGGCCTGGGGCATGATCTGTCCGCTGAAGAAGCACGTGACGTTTCGCCCATCTCGGAAGCGAGTCTCTCAGCGACTTATTCCAGCGATACGAGCAAGATCTTAAAGGTCGCGTTTACAGTACCGGTGTTCGCGGGTAGCGGTGCCGAAAAGAAAATCGTCGGCGTATTGGGAATGTCGGTCGAGTTGGGTGAGTTTGGGATTCTCGATACCGATCTGACGAGCGATCAGATGGTCGTTTTGATCGATCTTCGGCCAGACATGATCGACGGTGTTTCGCAAACCGGCTTGATTTTGCATCATCCAGCGCTCGACTATCACGAAGGAATGGCCGAAAGTGCCCGGCTGGACGAGACGTTGCTGGCCCAGTTTACGTCAGATGAAAATTCGGTGCGAATCCTCAACTATATCGATCCCTTATCGCTCGAGCACTGGACTGCCGCCGTCGAGCGTCTTGTCGTGGAAGGTAGACGTGGCAAGAATCGCTTGCCTGGCTGGGCCGTTATGGTTCAAGAGAAAGCGGAACCATAA
- a CDS encoding RNA polymerase sigma factor — protein sequence MDDEGDLARDIDTYIERINSGDENAVSDLLNVTCDRLVRLTRSMLRNFPNVARWEQTDDVFQNASLRFYQALRETQLTNARHYFRLAALQIRRELIDMARHYQGPQGMGANHQTQFSDPQESLAPQQFEHAEVTNDPGHLAEWQEFHSRVEQLPAEEKEVFDLIWYHELSQEQAAGVLQTSERTVRRRWRSARLMLHDVLMGSGVVVPDGEA from the coding sequence ATGGATGACGAGGGCGATTTGGCTCGAGATATCGATACGTATATCGAGCGAATCAACAGCGGCGACGAGAACGCCGTTTCCGATTTACTGAATGTCACCTGTGACCGCCTGGTGCGATTGACTCGCAGCATGCTGCGAAACTTTCCGAACGTCGCGCGTTGGGAGCAAACCGACGACGTCTTCCAGAACGCATCTCTTCGCTTCTATCAGGCATTACGCGAAACGCAGCTGACCAATGCACGTCATTACTTTCGCTTGGCGGCACTGCAGATTCGTCGCGAACTGATCGACATGGCCAGGCACTATCAAGGGCCGCAGGGGATGGGGGCGAACCATCAAACGCAGTTCTCTGATCCGCAAGAGTCGCTGGCTCCTCAGCAGTTTGAACATGCCGAAGTGACCAACGACCCTGGCCATCTGGCCGAATGGCAAGAGTTCCATTCCCGTGTCGAGCAGCTTCCCGCCGAAGAAAAAGAAGTGTTCGATCTGATCTGGTACCACGAGCTTTCGCAGGAGCAAGCCGCCGGCGTGTTGCAGACGAGCGAACGTACCGTGCGACGGCGATGGCGATCTGCGCGATTGATGCTCCACGATGTTCTCATGGGTTCCGGCGTGGTCGTACCCGACGGCGAGGCTTAA
- a CDS encoding peptidase domain-containing ABC transporter: protein MTLGRPNEWEDTSLRGATEVLAQFSSSARVTFDRGQVRRLLHEAERAIPGTDHSAWGRRLVEVGESINLKVRTIDASLDRIIAFVQDGVPVAHGSEDESGDVHWHVLLEAKGNKVLVYEPLSDSKHWHSMSALRKELSLSTRDTKYRWIIGQPALSCQAKGRPTNIPSTKEGGLKPFARLISLLMPERRDLWILLIFSAIVGLLALATPVAVEVLVNTVAFGRYLQPVIVLAMLLLTFLLFAAAMRALIIFVAEVLQRRIFIRVVEDLAYRLPRVQQEEFDAQHGPELTNRFFDVVTVQKAVSTLLLDGVAIVLQTLIGMAVIAFYHPFLLGFDIVLLLLLTLAVFGLGRGAVKTSIKESKMKYEVAAWLEELARHTTAFKMNGGQAYALERADDLAVHWLEARRTHFRIILRQILFVLGLQAVAATSLLGLGGWLVISGEMTLGQLVAAELIVMTILSSFAKLGKHLENFYDLLASVDKLGQLFDLSIEQHDRLFHLREGEPASMRMRSVSLSNQQRPLFNDLNLEIEPGVSTAIYGDSGVGKSTFLSLMCGLRQPMKGGVELDDIDIRELRPDSLREHIALAGEVEIFHGTIHENIHLNRAHINAKDVRDALGLVELLDEFQELPDGLNSMVQTHGHKLSRSQAARLMIARAIVGHPRMLLLDGVLDGLSDEMADRLLARIQEIKTWTLVLATTRKRLAEQCERQVTLGLTSPTKNTQVNTQ from the coding sequence ATGACGCTGGGACGTCCGAATGAATGGGAAGATACTTCACTCCGAGGAGCCACGGAAGTATTAGCCCAATTCTCTTCGTCAGCCCGAGTGACATTCGATCGCGGGCAAGTTCGCCGATTACTCCACGAAGCGGAACGCGCGATCCCCGGCACCGACCACTCTGCGTGGGGGCGTCGGCTCGTCGAAGTTGGCGAGAGCATCAATCTGAAAGTTCGCACGATCGATGCTAGCCTTGATCGCATCATCGCTTTCGTTCAAGACGGAGTCCCCGTCGCTCACGGCAGCGAGGACGAATCCGGCGACGTGCACTGGCACGTCCTCCTGGAGGCCAAAGGGAACAAAGTTCTCGTCTACGAACCGCTAAGCGATAGCAAACACTGGCATTCGATGTCGGCGTTGCGGAAAGAACTTTCGCTCTCGACACGCGACACCAAATACCGCTGGATCATCGGCCAGCCGGCGCTAAGCTGCCAGGCGAAAGGACGCCCCACCAACATTCCTTCGACGAAAGAAGGCGGCCTGAAACCGTTCGCTCGGCTCATCTCGCTGTTGATGCCGGAACGCCGCGACTTGTGGATCCTGCTGATCTTCTCCGCGATTGTCGGCTTACTGGCATTGGCCACGCCGGTCGCGGTGGAAGTGTTGGTCAACACCGTCGCGTTCGGCCGCTACTTACAGCCGGTCATCGTGCTCGCGATGTTGCTGCTGACGTTCCTGCTGTTTGCCGCCGCCATGCGAGCCCTGATCATCTTCGTTGCGGAAGTGCTGCAGCGTCGTATTTTCATCCGCGTGGTCGAAGACCTCGCGTATCGATTGCCTCGCGTGCAGCAGGAAGAGTTCGACGCACAGCATGGCCCGGAACTGACCAACCGCTTCTTCGATGTGGTGACCGTGCAAAAAGCGGTCTCGACGCTGCTGCTCGATGGGGTTGCCATCGTGCTGCAAACGCTCATCGGTATGGCGGTGATCGCGTTTTATCACCCGTTTCTGCTCGGTTTCGACATCGTCCTGTTGCTGCTGCTCACGTTGGCGGTCTTTGGACTCGGCCGTGGTGCGGTGAAAACATCGATCAAAGAATCGAAGATGAAATACGAAGTCGCCGCCTGGCTGGAAGAACTCGCGCGGCATACCACGGCATTCAAAATGAACGGCGGGCAAGCCTATGCTTTGGAACGTGCCGACGATCTGGCCGTTCATTGGCTTGAAGCACGCCGAACCCACTTCCGGATCATCCTGCGTCAAATCCTGTTCGTGCTCGGTCTGCAAGCGGTGGCCGCTACCAGCTTGCTCGGCTTAGGTGGCTGGCTGGTCATTTCAGGCGAAATGACGCTGGGCCAACTGGTTGCCGCCGAACTGATTGTGATGACCATCCTCAGTTCGTTTGCCAAGCTTGGGAAGCACCTCGAGAACTTCTACGATCTGCTCGCCTCGGTCGACAAACTGGGGCAGCTGTTCGACCTAAGCATCGAACAGCATGACCGCTTGTTCCATCTCCGCGAAGGAGAACCGGCCAGCATGCGGATGCGAAGTGTTTCGCTTTCCAATCAGCAGCGTCCTTTGTTCAACGATTTAAACCTCGAAATTGAACCAGGCGTTTCGACAGCGATCTACGGCGATTCAGGCGTCGGCAAGTCGACGTTCCTCAGCCTCATGTGCGGACTTCGTCAGCCGATGAAAGGAGGCGTCGAACTCGACGACATCGACATTCGCGAGCTTCGACCTGACTCGTTGCGAGAACATATCGCATTGGCCGGTGAAGTGGAAATCTTCCACGGCACGATCCACGAAAACATCCATCTCAATCGGGCACATATCAATGCGAAAGATGTTCGCGACGCGTTGGGCCTTGTCGAACTGCTGGACGAATTCCAAGAACTGCCGGACGGTTTGAACTCGATGGTTCAGACACACGGACACAAACTTTCCCGCAGCCAGGCCGCCAGACTGATGATCGCCCGAGCGATTGTTGGCCACCCTCGCATGCTTCTGCTCGATGGGGTTCTGGATGGACTTTCCGACGAAATGGCGGATCGTCTGCTAGCACGCATCCAAGAGATCAAAACCTGGACGCTTGTCCTGGCGACCACCCGAAAACGGCTGGCCGAACAATGCGAGCGTCAAGTTACGTTGGGTCTAACGAGCCCCACGAAGAATACCCAGGTAAATACACAGTAA